The Halalkalibacter krulwichiae genome has a segment encoding these proteins:
- a CDS encoding phage tail spike protein, producing MSKQTQVASMYIGNVLTSNSTSRTSAIIHITDGQTDRILGDITEKQIIDNVHRKSLKDNLETFDFTTLADQPFSQYLGKHNRVIIPNEDNGFSEFVILDSGKYRNESGMRTEVFSSASYLLLKKAKIIEPQTFSEQTTSTVVSHTLGGTEWQAGTITAAGIRTFHIEEHTNPFAFLRRIAQEFNLELHFRVEVDGNRIRGRYVDLLPRVGQWRGREVEFGRDLVGIERIEKTGNIFTALVGLGPVREDGTRLEVLVEDLEALARWGKNGQHFIETYEPQTSDEDMSLERLTTLTENELEKRVNEVVEYTADIADLENVPGMENKKIRFGDTIKIKDTKFNPPLYLEARVHTQERDIVNIGRKIVELGDFIEYTEDEVTAVWKSLQSEIRQKISMMDVLEVTYTKQTIDEKDTGVFNDGTYYADGVAQTAENNAKGHAETVANQAEQNAKEHAETAADQAEQNAKEYAEKRVYKQDTPPSFPELNDLWIDTSSSLEILYRWNGSKWKNLAPTNAAEIDAVAKSEYDSMVQELQSNISEKANVEWVNGQLHLKANLDDTYTKVETDSMLTDKADKVSTYTKTEVDQAVNSRVSTTTYAIDQNNVVLRFEDAESRIGQTEYDISQRVALTLYEQDMQSVNDATETLARRMEQAETDISQNAYEISQKVSLTIFEEEIESINDENSSLKSRLEAAESDISQNAYEILQKVSLSIYEQEINGSNGLKSRLEEAESEISQNAYDITQRVTLLTYNQDINDSTNGLKARMTEAESEIIQNAEEIAQRITRIEYDADQEGIMSRLETAESELLQTVDSIALRVTREEFDNLAIGGTNVFRGSFLGSGVFSTGSNANVTYSVENDENILKALSNGQGSFFGVTSSPSYRNSELKSGVRYTVSFEIRGNITALDYIYFMRLDGSNISIPGKTGLNLSETEFTKLVFHHTLPWKTSQGYLLIGSRDHSAGKWFEVRRVKIEEGDKATTWSPNPLDVQERGEEYTDNVVTPISVRLTTAESTILTLSDEIDLRVTKDDIVASINLSPETISISAEKLNLEGAVTFTSFNPEVQEAINEGRDAKSTVSDWAWQNTVEIDGGKIRANTIDVNKLNVTELSAITANLGTVEAGTIKGVEIEGVNISGSKFVTSLTTNGRTQRTTIENGEFLNEDLMSPDYTGSIEARIRNGAVTVTSDYVHMGVPHFSRARMFSTHISLERNNAQLAMNEDGLRYSSPNLTVTSLLFNQEYIRHNRKMVTSGQETGYFGMGARQTDNTSLTIAGVGVNFRSEKTYTPSSVAIWTESRVGGVEDPLISNITNQGFYAYIQGTGSSTGTKAWRGHYTA from the coding sequence TTGAGTAAACAAACACAGGTAGCTTCTATGTATATAGGTAACGTTTTGACGAGTAATAGCACAAGTAGAACTTCTGCGATCATTCATATTACAGATGGGCAAACAGATCGAATATTAGGGGACATTACAGAAAAGCAAATCATTGATAATGTTCATCGGAAGTCGTTGAAAGATAACCTTGAAACGTTTGACTTTACAACTTTGGCGGATCAGCCCTTTTCTCAATACTTAGGTAAGCATAATCGTGTGATTATTCCTAATGAAGACAACGGGTTTAGTGAATTTGTCATTCTTGATTCAGGTAAATATCGAAATGAGAGTGGAATGCGAACAGAGGTATTTTCATCAGCAAGTTACCTATTACTTAAAAAAGCTAAAATTATTGAACCTCAAACCTTCTCTGAACAAACAACTTCTACAGTGGTTAGTCACACGTTAGGAGGAACAGAATGGCAAGCTGGAACAATTACAGCTGCAGGTATTCGAACATTTCATATTGAGGAGCATACAAACCCTTTTGCCTTTTTACGTAGAATAGCTCAAGAGTTTAATCTGGAATTACATTTTAGAGTAGAGGTGGACGGTAATCGTATTAGGGGGAGGTATGTTGATTTACTTCCGCGTGTAGGTCAATGGAGAGGTAGAGAGGTTGAATTTGGTCGTGATTTGGTTGGCATTGAACGTATTGAAAAGACAGGTAACATCTTTACAGCTCTAGTTGGACTTGGTCCTGTGCGTGAAGACGGAACTAGATTAGAGGTTCTGGTAGAGGATTTAGAGGCGTTAGCAAGATGGGGGAAAAATGGCCAACATTTTATCGAGACCTACGAACCTCAAACTTCTGATGAAGACATGTCACTAGAAAGGCTAACTACTCTAACAGAAAATGAGTTGGAGAAGCGAGTGAATGAAGTAGTCGAGTATACAGCTGACATTGCCGATCTAGAGAATGTTCCGGGAATGGAAAACAAAAAAATCCGTTTTGGCGATACGATTAAAATAAAAGATACCAAATTCAATCCACCTTTGTATTTAGAAGCGAGAGTGCATACTCAGGAAAGAGATATTGTGAATATAGGTAGAAAGATCGTAGAGCTGGGAGACTTCATTGAATATACAGAAGATGAGGTTACAGCTGTATGGAAGTCTTTGCAATCCGAAATCAGACAAAAGATCAGCATGATGGACGTTTTAGAAGTTACCTATACTAAACAAACCATTGATGAGAAAGATACAGGTGTTTTTAACGATGGAACTTATTATGCTGATGGAGTCGCTCAAACAGCTGAAAATAATGCAAAGGGGCACGCTGAGACGGTAGCTAACCAAGCAGAACAAAATGCTAAGGAACATGCCGAAACAGCGGCAGATCAGGCCGAGCAAAATGCCAAGGAATATGCAGAAAAAAGAGTTTATAAACAAGACACTCCACCTTCTTTTCCTGAGTTAAATGATTTATGGATTGATACCAGTTCATCTTTAGAGATCTTGTACCGCTGGAATGGTAGCAAGTGGAAAAATCTAGCCCCGACAAATGCAGCTGAAATTGATGCGGTGGCAAAATCCGAATATGATTCAATGGTTCAAGAACTTCAAAGTAACATATCTGAAAAAGCTAACGTTGAATGGGTTAACGGTCAACTTCATTTAAAGGCTAATTTAGACGACACTTATACGAAAGTAGAAACAGATTCTATGCTGACTGACAAAGCAGATAAAGTTTCTACTTACACAAAAACAGAAGTTGATCAGGCTGTAAATTCTAGAGTGAGCACGACAACATATGCTATTGATCAGAACAATGTGGTTTTAAGGTTCGAAGATGCCGAAAGCCGAATCGGACAAACGGAGTACGATATAAGTCAAAGGGTTGCTTTGACACTCTACGAACAAGACATGCAGAGTGTCAATGATGCTACAGAAACCTTGGCAAGACGAATGGAACAAGCTGAAACTGATATCTCCCAAAATGCCTATGAAATCTCACAGAAGGTTTCATTAACTATATTTGAAGAAGAGATAGAAAGTATTAATGATGAAAACTCCTCTTTGAAATCGAGGTTAGAAGCAGCGGAAAGTGATATTTCTCAGAACGCCTATGAGATTTTACAGAAAGTCTCATTATCTATCTACGAACAAGAAATCAATGGTTCTAATGGATTGAAGTCTAGGCTAGAAGAAGCTGAGAGTGAGATCTCGCAGAACGCTTACGATATAACCCAAAGAGTAACTCTGTTAACCTATAACCAAGATATCAATGATTCAACAAATGGTTTAAAGGCAAGAATGACGGAAGCCGAGAGTGAGATTATACAAAATGCCGAAGAAATTGCTCAAAGAATAACCAGGATTGAATATGATGCAGATCAAGAAGGAATAATGTCTCGACTAGAGACAGCTGAATCTGAATTACTTCAGACTGTGGATAGCATAGCTTTGAGAGTGACAAGAGAAGAATTTGATAACTTAGCAATTGGTGGAACAAATGTCTTTAGAGGATCATTTTTAGGTAGTGGAGTATTCTCCACGGGGTCTAATGCGAACGTAACTTATTCGGTTGAAAATGATGAAAATATCTTAAAAGCTTTGTCTAATGGACAAGGTAGTTTTTTCGGGGTGACATCAAGTCCGAGTTATAGAAACAGCGAATTGAAAAGCGGAGTGAGATATACGGTATCATTTGAAATTAGAGGAAATATTACCGCTTTAGATTATATCTACTTTATGAGATTGGACGGTTCAAACATATCGATTCCTGGGAAAACAGGTTTGAACCTTTCTGAAACGGAATTCACTAAACTGGTGTTCCATCACACACTGCCTTGGAAAACGTCACAAGGTTATTTGTTAATTGGAAGTAGAGATCATAGTGCAGGCAAGTGGTTTGAAGTAAGAAGAGTAAAAATTGAAGAGGGAGATAAAGCGACAACGTGGAGCCCTAATCCGCTAGATGTTCAAGAGCGCGGAGAGGAATATACGGACAATGTTGTCACTCCTATTTCAGTTCGTCTTACTACAGCGGAGTCGACGATCTTAACGTTGTCAGACGAAATAGATCTCCGTGTTACGAAAGATGATATTGTAGCATCGATCAATCTATCTCCTGAAACAATCTCCATTAGTGCAGAAAAGTTAAACCTAGAAGGTGCGGTGACCTTTACGTCGTTTAACCCAGAGGTACAAGAAGCTATAAATGAAGGACGAGATGCTAAATCAACTGTTTCAGATTGGGCATGGCAAAACACAGTCGAAATAGATGGTGGAAAGATTAGAGCAAATACAATTGACGTTAACAAATTAAATGTTACTGAGTTATCTGCTATCACAGCAAACCTAGGGACTGTTGAAGCCGGCACAATCAAAGGTGTTGAAATTGAAGGGGTAAATATTTCCGGTTCAAAATTCGTAACATCATTGACAACAAATGGTAGAACGCAAAGGACAACAATTGAGAATGGCGAGTTTTTAAATGAAGATTTAATGTCTCCTGATTATACTGGGTCAATTGAAGCAAGGATTAGAAATGGTGCTGTAACTGTTACATCTGATTATGTGCATATGGGAGTGCCTCATTTTAGTAGAGCAAGAATGTTTTCAACTCATATCTCGTTAGAGAGAAATAATGCGCAACTTGCAATGAATGAGGATGGGCTTAGATATAGCTCTCCAAACCTCACTGTCACATCTTTATTGTTCAATCAAGAGTATATAAGGCATAACAGGAAGATGGTTACATCAGGGCAGGAAACAGGCTATTTTGGAATGGGGGCAAGACAAACAGATAATACATCACTCACCATTGCAGGTGTAGGGGTGAATTTCAGATCAGAAAAGACGTATACTCCTTCTAGTGTTGCCATTTGGACAGAGTCAAGAGTCGGAGGAGTAGAGGATCCATTAATCTCTAATATTACAAATCAAGGATTCTATGCATACATCCAAGGAACTGGTTCTTCTACTGGAACAAAAGCTTGGAGAGGTCACTACACAGCGTGA
- a CDS encoding tyrosine-type recombinase/integrase, with protein sequence MKLSNLWSVYEMDKRTQGYSKHTLQAYAIQFRLLVEALEDMNIEEITVFHLKQYIAAHSEKLKPSSLEHRIKSLRSFFRYAHEEGIIDNNPAARLKFPKQGQRVPKFLKEETIELLRIGSQSPLESTLIEFMYSAGVRIGEVYRLNRDDFNFSDRSVIVRGKGDKEREVYFSKRAEIWIKRYLKTRQDEDPAFIITESNPKRRMSIAQIRYVVKRIAKRAGVDENVYPHKLRHTYATHLVNRGAPIEVIQQFLGHSKTETTMIYAHLSGEHRREVYRKYF encoded by the coding sequence ATGAAACTATCAAATCTCTGGTCGGTTTATGAAATGGACAAGCGTACACAAGGGTACTCGAAGCACACGTTACAAGCCTATGCTATTCAGTTTAGATTATTAGTCGAAGCATTAGAAGATATGAACATTGAAGAAATTACAGTTTTCCACTTAAAACAATATATCGCGGCACATTCTGAAAAATTAAAGCCAAGTAGTTTGGAACATCGAATTAAATCTCTTCGCTCTTTCTTTAGATACGCTCACGAAGAAGGAATTATCGATAACAATCCTGCAGCAAGGTTGAAGTTCCCGAAACAAGGGCAGAGGGTTCCTAAGTTCTTAAAAGAAGAAACAATTGAGTTGTTAAGAATAGGCTCCCAATCTCCTCTTGAATCAACCCTTATTGAGTTTATGTATTCAGCGGGAGTGAGGATCGGCGAGGTTTATAGACTGAATCGGGATGATTTTAACTTCTCTGATCGCTCCGTTATTGTGAGAGGTAAGGGAGATAAGGAAAGGGAAGTTTATTTTTCAAAGCGTGCTGAAATATGGATTAAGCGGTATTTGAAAACAAGACAAGATGAGGATCCGGCTTTTATTATCACTGAGAGTAATCCAAAAAGAAGAATGAGCATTGCTCAAATACGCTACGTTGTAAAAAGAATTGCTAAACGTGCCGGAGTGGACGAGAACGTGTACCCACACAAATTAAGACACACTTACGCCACGCACTTAGTTAACCGCGGTGCACCTATAGAAGTTATCCAACAATTCCTAGGACACAGTAAGACCGAAACGACAATGATCTATGCACACCTAAGCGGAGAACACAGAAGAGAGGTATATAGAAAGTATTTTTAG
- a CDS encoding helix-turn-helix domain-containing protein, whose protein sequence is MIKSNLKALLDERELSLRQVSRDINHRLESIRQLYNDELERYPRELLDKLCTYLDVSPGDLLKHEKEPTE, encoded by the coding sequence ATGATTAAATCAAATTTAAAGGCCTTGCTTGATGAAAGAGAGTTGTCATTGCGCCAAGTTTCCAGAGATATCAATCACAGACTAGAATCGATTAGGCAACTATATAACGATGAATTAGAAAGGTATCCTAGGGAGTTACTAGACAAGCTCTGTACTTATCTTGATGTTAGCCCTGGTGACTTACTCAAACATGAAAAAGAGCCTACAGAATAA
- a CDS encoding GAF domain-containing protein, translating to MSLFEWLSDSKTYKKLDESFSNQVSNLNPDTVLILLNAFLWIAIFIFIVYWGVKIYKIAKTPGKDLIKKYKENLQRTSDDSKQKSIILTLIDQVNDEIKDLVSLDDQKTDLVHEHGKKVLNFTTTQVPLSLKSTKSINHRCAVFVLDEEDPSKLKIFEGCGYSIKGKEKLRLDSKESIAGKAFTSGEYQYEKDLTKSKDFKPHPKATKEYFSLLCYPVVVNEKVVAVLSIDGSVKDCFTKDDIAYVKMFSNLVGITLSVMKYNVTNQKERGDIDGEIQNTG from the coding sequence TTGAGCTTATTTGAATGGCTTTCAGATTCCAAAACCTACAAGAAGTTAGATGAATCATTTTCAAATCAAGTAAGTAATCTTAATCCTGATACAGTTCTTATTTTGCTCAACGCCTTTTTGTGGATAGCGATTTTTATATTTATTGTGTATTGGGGCGTTAAAATATATAAAATCGCAAAAACACCAGGTAAAGATCTAATTAAGAAATACAAAGAAAATCTGCAAAGAACTAGCGATGATTCTAAACAGAAATCGATAATTCTTACTTTGATTGATCAAGTTAATGACGAGATTAAAGACCTAGTTTCTTTAGATGATCAAAAGACTGATTTAGTTCATGAACATGGTAAAAAGGTGCTTAATTTTACAACAACCCAGGTTCCTCTTTCGTTAAAAAGCACCAAAAGTATAAATCATCGTTGTGCAGTTTTTGTTTTAGATGAAGAAGATCCTTCAAAGCTTAAAATATTTGAAGGTTGCGGATACAGTATTAAGGGTAAAGAAAAATTAAGGTTAGATAGCAAGGAAAGTATTGCAGGAAAAGCATTCACCAGCGGAGAATATCAATATGAAAAAGACCTAACAAAAAGTAAGGATTTTAAGCCGCATCCCAAAGCGACAAAGGAGTACTTTTCCTTACTCTGCTATCCTGTTGTTGTTAATGAGAAGGTTGTTGCTGTACTAAGTATTGATGGGTCTGTTAAAGATTGTTTTACAAAAGACGACATTGCATATGTCAAAATGTTTTCAAATCTGGTAGGTATTACATTGAGCGTAATGAAGTATAATGTAACTAACCAAAAAGAGAGGGGAGATATCGATGGCGAAATACAGAACACTGGATGA
- a CDS encoding RNA-directed DNA polymerase, protein MKRQGYIYEKIYDINNIKHAIMKASLGKRNQKRVSTILNNMDYYAYQIQKMLVNKTYTPSKPQIKTIKDTSSNKIRTIYKPNFYPDQIIHWALMLQIEPILSKGMYEYSCGSVPKRGTSQGQRIVKRWLDSDFKNTKYCLKMDVKKFYPSINGEILKRMFRRKIKDNDCLWLIDIIIDGNKGQPIGFYTSQWFANFFLEGLDHMIKEKLGVKYYVRYVDDLVLLGSNKRKLHRARKEIESYLNDIDLTLKDNWQVFRTSKRDIDFLGVRLSRNKVTLRKRNALRIRRRVRKVKRKGFLNEKDASAIISYWGWIKRSNSYHFYHKNVKPIVSMNLARKVVSTNAKIRNVGGREFIAKLKTT, encoded by the coding sequence TTGAAAAGACAGGGATACATTTATGAAAAGATATACGATATTAACAACATAAAACACGCTATTATGAAAGCTTCTCTTGGCAAACGTAATCAAAAGCGTGTCAGTACCATTTTAAATAATATGGATTATTACGCTTATCAAATACAAAAGATGCTTGTTAATAAAACATACACACCATCTAAACCACAAATAAAAACAATAAAAGATACATCCAGTAACAAGATAAGAACTATCTATAAGCCTAACTTTTACCCTGACCAAATCATTCATTGGGCATTGATGCTACAAATAGAACCCATTCTTTCGAAAGGGATGTATGAATATAGTTGTGGTAGTGTTCCGAAGCGAGGTACTAGCCAAGGACAAAGGATTGTGAAAAGATGGTTAGATTCTGATTTTAAGAACACAAAATATTGTTTGAAAATGGATGTAAAGAAATTTTACCCGTCTATAAACGGTGAAATCTTAAAACGAATGTTTCGCAGAAAAATCAAAGACAATGATTGCTTATGGTTAATAGACATTATTATTGACGGTAATAAGGGGCAACCAATAGGGTTCTACACTAGTCAGTGGTTTGCGAACTTCTTTTTAGAGGGATTAGATCACATGATAAAAGAGAAACTTGGCGTAAAGTATTACGTTCGATATGTGGATGACTTGGTGTTGTTAGGCTCCAATAAGCGAAAATTGCACAGAGCAAGAAAAGAAATCGAATCTTATCTTAATGATATTGATTTAACATTGAAGGACAACTGGCAAGTTTTTCGAACAAGCAAACGAGATATAGACTTTCTGGGTGTAAGGTTATCTCGAAACAAAGTCACGTTACGCAAAAGAAACGCTTTACGAATAAGGAGAAGAGTCAGAAAGGTTAAACGCAAAGGATTTTTAAACGAGAAAGACGCATCCGCTATCATCAGTTATTGGGGATGGATTAAACGAAGTAATAGTTATCATTTTTATCATAAGAATGTGAAACCTATCGTTTCTATGAATTTGGCAAGAAAGGTGGTGAGTACGAATGCAAAAATACGGAATGTTGGTGGACGAGAATTTATTGCTAAGCTCAAGACAACTTGA
- a CDS encoding distal tail protein Dit, with protein sequence MLKSLTFNNIKKPWLYLLQGRSKPPFAPVRRNIVTVPGMPGAHLQSSQTDVMVINQPVGFVEPNDEYALQYKDEIASWLFTNEPVPLEFDDEPGRTYYALVQNTIEDFDKFVKQRQGTIQFLCLDPFSYGPEYQAEFPEDAATLSNFGTADADPIFELEVLKPVTFAMVQNQANEYQMIGRPSEVDEEVVDTKKSILEESGDTLGSWNTSPVQVDQFGIVAGQMTFDGSGIIASNYGSGITYTGPAVIKEVSPAQDFELVANIDTRTDLRAETLRIEIYMFDESMKLLSKIGILDSNSNQHRRIGLGRVGEYDGFGVRYPIYSGNYRHDDFGKSSLFNMRVKRVGKVYEFYIAQVVNGKHQDTLLNSYHDFNEEYLGRLKYVQLYISRHGSHPSPYLARINNIRVFELSQVTTDQTPYIAYTGDIITFDHKEAELLINGEDRKDLKDFGGNYFKLRAGFNQLVIHPEDSFKTSVKYRERFR encoded by the coding sequence TTGCTTAAGTCTTTAACGTTTAACAACATTAAGAAACCATGGTTATATCTACTGCAAGGGCGGAGTAAACCTCCTTTCGCTCCTGTTAGGCGTAATATAGTTACAGTACCAGGAATGCCAGGAGCTCATTTGCAGTCTTCTCAAACAGATGTAATGGTTATCAATCAACCAGTAGGGTTTGTAGAGCCTAATGATGAATATGCATTGCAGTATAAAGATGAAATAGCTAGTTGGTTGTTTACAAATGAGCCAGTTCCTCTTGAATTTGATGATGAGCCTGGAAGAACTTATTATGCATTGGTCCAAAATACGATTGAGGATTTTGATAAATTTGTTAAACAACGCCAAGGTACCATTCAATTCCTATGTTTGGATCCCTTTAGTTATGGTCCAGAATATCAAGCAGAGTTTCCTGAAGATGCAGCAACATTGAGTAATTTTGGTACAGCTGATGCAGATCCAATTTTTGAATTAGAGGTGTTGAAGCCTGTCACTTTTGCGATGGTTCAAAATCAAGCAAATGAATACCAAATGATTGGTCGCCCATCGGAAGTGGATGAAGAAGTGGTTGATACCAAAAAAAGTATACTCGAGGAATCAGGGGACACCTTAGGATCTTGGAATACTTCTCCGGTGCAAGTTGACCAGTTTGGAATAGTGGCCGGACAAATGACCTTTGATGGAAGTGGGATCATTGCTTCTAATTATGGATCAGGAATTACTTACACTGGACCTGCGGTTATAAAAGAAGTCAGTCCGGCACAAGATTTTGAACTAGTAGCTAATATTGATACCCGAACAGATCTTAGAGCAGAAACACTAAGAATTGAGATTTATATGTTTGATGAATCTATGAAATTACTTAGTAAGATTGGTATTCTTGACAGCAATTCTAATCAACATAGGCGAATCGGCTTGGGACGTGTTGGTGAGTATGACGGTTTCGGGGTTCGTTATCCCATCTATAGTGGGAATTATCGGCACGATGACTTTGGTAAATCTTCTTTGTTTAATATGAGAGTTAAGCGAGTCGGGAAAGTATATGAATTCTATATTGCTCAAGTAGTCAATGGTAAGCACCAGGATACGTTATTAAATTCATATCATGACTTTAATGAGGAATATCTAGGTCGTTTGAAATATGTGCAGCTGTACATTAGTAGACATGGGAGTCATCCTTCTCCTTATCTAGCTAGGATAAATAACATTCGAGTTTTTGAGTTGAGTCAAGTGACTACAGATCAAACTCCTTATATAGCCTACACCGGAGATATTATAACGTTTGATCATAAAGAAGCGGAGCTCCTAATTAACGGAGAAGATAGGAAAGACCTAAAGGATTTTGGCGGTAATTATTTCAAGCTTAGAGCAGGGTTTAATCAACTTGTGATCCATCCAGAAGATAGTTTTAAAACATCGGTTAAATATAGGGAGAGGTTTAGATGA